The following are encoded in a window of Impatiens glandulifera chromosome 5, dImpGla2.1, whole genome shotgun sequence genomic DNA:
- the LOC124938744 gene encoding probable WRKY transcription factor 3, with protein sequence MGQKSGISKPDHGPPLPAISVPSRASFDSLFAYGTGCSPGPMTLVSNFFSDHFQDVGSASFSQLLAGAIASPKVNFLDNNNTNNNNSSSNERSSESVSERQLGFQQNRPTSLMIAQSPLFTVPPGFSPSGLLDSPSFFSLCQSPFGISHQQALAQVTAQAALSQQTYMPIQQDNQQNQQSFASIESFLSNQSFDFDPTMGKEITISDPESSVMESSEVTQSDRKTLPPLPAVDRPANDGYNWRKYGQKQVKASEYPRSYYKCTYLNCPVKKKVERNFDGQITEITYRGQHIHELPHPDKLTKSNLYTEGSMDETETRKSIGTVPASSSQLVTSYNEVGIRRDEIRLDEDDDEDEEPNPKRRQSGNGDVGGTSYVVSSQKTVNESRIVVQTRSEVDLLDDGYKWRKYGQKLVKGNSYPRSYYKCTSAGCNVRKHVERASADPKAVVTTYEGKHSHDIPVAGARNGGGGGTNSAMQLKQKRAAAGKKQQMLIGDIIGGGGGQLLLKEEQITTA encoded by the exons ATGGGTCAGAAATCTGGCATCTCGAAACCGGATCATGGACCTCCCTTACCGGCAATCTCCGTTCCATCACGGGCTTCCTTTGACTCCCTCTTCGCCTACGGGACTGGCTGCAGCCCTGGACCTATGACTCTGGTTTCCAACTTCTTTTCTGATCATTTTCAAGACGTGGGTTCTGCTTCCTTCTCTCAGCTTCTGGCTGGCGCCATCGCCAGCCCTAAGGTAAACTTTCTGGACAACAACAATACTAATAATAACAATTCGTCGTCCAACGAAAGGAGTTCTGAAAGTGTAAGCGAGAGGCAACTAGGGTTTCAGCAAAATCGTCCCACCAGTTTAATGATAGCTCAATCTCCTCTATTTACTGTTCCTCCTGGTTTCAGCCCTTCAGGTTTACTTGACTCCCCTAGTTTCTTCTCTCTATGTCAG AGTCCATTTGGGATAAGCCACCAGCAAGCTCTAGCACAAGTTACAGCGCAGGCAGCATTGTCACAACAGACTTACATGCCTATCCAACAAGACaatcaacaaaatcaacaaTCATTTGCATCCATCGAATCTTTCTTAAGCAACCAGTCCTTTGATTTCGATCCGACCATGGGAAAAGAGATAACAATATCAGATCCCGAAAGTTCAGTCATGGAATCTTCAGAGGTTACTCAATCCGATAGGAAAACACTGCCACCACTGCCTGCAGTCGACAGACCTGCTAACGATGGCTACAACTGGAGAAAATACGGCCAGAAACAAGTCAAGGCCAGCGAATATCCTCGAAGCTATTATAAATGTACATATCTGAATTGCCCCGTCAAGAAAAAAGTGGAGCGAAATTTCGATGGCCAGATAACCGAGATTACCTATAGAGGCCAACATATTCACGAGCTTCCTCATCCCGATAAACTAACAAAGAGTAACTTATATACAGAAGGTTCGATGGATGAAACAGAAACCAGAAAGTCAATTGGAACAGTCCCAGCATCTTCTTCCCAATTAGTTACGAGTTACAACGAAGTAGGTATTCGTCGAGATGAGATACGCCTGGATGAGGATGATGACGAAGACGAAGAACCTAATCCGAAGAGAAGACAATCTGG GAATGGAGATGTTGGGGGAACATCATACGTTGTTTCGTCACAGAAAACAGTAAACGAGAGCAGAATCGTTGTTCAGACTAGAAGTGAAGTTGATCTTCTGGATGACGGTTACAAGTGGCGTAAGTATGGGCAGAAGTTGGTGAAGGGAAATTCTTACCCAAG GAGTTACTACAAATGCACGAGCGCTGGATGCAATGTTAGGAAGCACGTGGAGAGGGCTTCGGCTGATCCAAAAGCGGTTGTGACAACTTACGAAGGAAAACACAGCCATGATATACCTGTAGCAGGCGCGAGaaatggtggtggtggaggaacAAACAGCGCAATGCAGTTGAAACAGAAAAGGGCGGCGGCTGGAAAGAAACAACAGATGCTGATTGGGGATATTATTGGAGGAGGAGGGGGACAGCTCCTGCTTAAGGAGGAGCAAATAACAACAGCTTGA
- the LOC124938743 gene encoding protein IMPAIRED IN BABA-INDUCED STERILITY 1-like has product MGCVSSKWAASPSPPPSHINSGGAALALRKHHRRSSSRSSSSSRKKGSSAFHKRGEFVELEGIKEEPEDDDEEEVQELKKAVELLESVPRSREIVLKSKSLKNVGVVNIERRPSFGLRFGRQTQAEQISAGWPCWLSAVAGEAIDGWLPLKSDLYEKMDKIGQGTYSNVYRARNKETGGMFALKKVRFDAFQPESVKFMAREIVILRKLNHPNVMKLEGLIANRLSSSIYLVFEYMEHDLSGLLSCPDIKFTDAQIKCYMQQLLRGVEHCHSRGIMHRDIKTSNILVNNEGVLKITDFGLANNISEQRQDLTSRVVTLWYRPPELLLGSTSYGGSIDLWSVGCVFAELFIGRPILKGRTEVEQLHKIFKLCGSPPEDYWTKSKLPLASMFKPQQPYTSTLEEKCIQFPQSAVSLLQTLLSVDPIDRESAASALDSEYFKVKPFASIPSMLPKYPPNKEMTAKIREEWKRKAAHVRSRAGERFYQQDQREELKSYDTRSEVSQVSDVSEADSVRSVPLAQSSSFNMTRLLREEESIFSRKLQQQEEGHNKMVRAPFSGPILYQAERF; this is encoded by the exons ATGGGTTGCGTTAGCTCCAAATGGGCGGCGTCCCCTTCTCCTCCTCCGTCTCACATTAATTCAGGAGGAGCAGCATTAGCTCTTCGCAAACACCACCGCCGCAGCAGCTCTAGATCCAGCAGCTCTTCCCGTAAGAAGGGTTCTTCTGCATTTCACAAACGAGGTGAATTTGTAGAACTAGAAGGAATAAAGGAAGAacctgaagatgatgatgaagaagaggttcAGGAGCTCAAGAAGGCTGTTGAATTATTAGAAAGTGTCCCCCGCTCTCGTGAAATAGTACTCAAGTCCAAATCTTTGAAGAATGTAGGTGTTGTTAACATTGAGAGAAGGCCTTCCTTCGGTTTGAGATTCGGTAGACAAACCCAGGCTGAGCAAATTTCTGCCGGTTGGCCTTGTTGGTTGAGCGCTGTTGCTGGTGAAGCCATCGATGGCTGGCTTCCACTCAAGTCCGACTTGTATGAGAAAATGGACAAG ATTGGACAAGGCACATACAGCAATGTGTACCGTGCTCGCAACAAGGAAACCGGAGGAATGTTTGCTCTAAAAAAGGTTCGATTCGACGCTTTCCAACCGGAGAGTGTTAAGTTTATGGCACGAGAAATAGTCATCCTCCGCAAGCTCAATCATCCCAACGTCATGAAACTCGAAGGGTTAATTGCCAACCGATTATCATCCAGCATCTATCTCGTATTTGAATACATGGAACACGATCTTTCCGGTTTATTATCCTGTCCCGACATCAAGTTCACCGATGCCCAG ATAAAGTGCTACATGCAACAGCTATTACGTGGTGTTGAGCACTGTCACTCGCGAGGAATAATGCACAGAGACATAAAGACGTCCAATATTTTGGTGAACAACGAAGGGGTCTTAAAGATAACAGATTTCGGATTAGCCAATAATATTTCAGAGCAGAGGCAGGACCTAACCAGCCGTGTTGTGACATTGTGGTATCGTCCACCCGAGCTATTACTTGGATCGACGAGCTATGGTGGATCCATCGATTTATGGAGCGTTGGATGTGTTTTTGCCGAGCTTTTCATTGGGAGACCTATTCTCAAGGGCAGAACAGAGGTTGAACAACTTCATAAGATCTTCAAACTCTGTGGTTCTCCACCCGAAGATTATTGGACCAAGTCTAAACTTCCTCTTGCAAGTATGTTCAAACCTCAACAACCTTATACAAGCACACTTGAAGAGAAATGTATCCAATTCCCACAAAGCGCCGTGAGCCTACTACAAACGTTACTTTCCGTTGATCCTATTGATCGCGAGTCTGCTGCATCTGCTCTTGATTCCGAG TATTTCAAGGTGAAGCCTTTTGCAAGTATTCCATCTATGTTGCCAAAGTATCCACCGAATAAGGAGATGACTGCTAAAATTCGCGAAGAGTGGAAAAGAAAGGCTGCTCATGTTAGATCACGAGCTGGAGAGAGATTCTACCAACAAGATCAAagg GAGGAACTAAAGTCATATGATACAAGATCAGAAGTCTCTCAAGTGTCGGATGTGTCTGAAGCAGACAGCGTTCGTTCAGTTCCCCTTGCTCAATCCAGTAGCTTCAATATGACGAGATTATTAAGAGAAGAGGAAAGTATCTTCTCCAGAAAGTTACAGCAACAGGAAGAAGGACACAATAAAATGGTAAGAGCTCCATTCTCAGGACCCATACTGTACCAGGCTGAAAGATTTTGA
- the LOC124938486 gene encoding uncharacterized protein LOC124938486, whose protein sequence is MGACLSMPSRTIKIVSKRSWTSKRRRKLLKAAAEGIRKRKNQSGTLVNDFVQATANCGRTGVSNSLFQLAQLQYQIDSVICQEETWFDSLSLMDSDGDDEFSSVHDGDCPPCITSSQQIFQYETSSHFIDNNSTYKEYHESYVKIDGNEMSTESKGYTLISSQMNGIKNLDSVHGSFNLRLDNGGFEDNTGETFTKSNLPQLVSSMSFNDTIILGQQTQTRKSTVIRLSLKRTSVDGEETTGYCETKSFYYRPKAGLLIPCAVDGKPISGTWSEIAPSSFKLRGDSYFLDKKKSHAPEFSAYTPIGMDLFACPRKVNHIAQHLELPSAKASEKLPSLLIVNIQIPTYPAPMFVGDANGEGLSLVLYFRLSETYENDVSVAFQDSIKKLVDDEMERVKGYTKKETLVSVRERLKILAGFVNPDDFVTSATERRLVNSYNEKPFLSRPQHSFYQGANYFEIDLDVHRFSYLARKGIESFRERLRNGIIDLGLTMQAQKPEELPETVLCCMRLNKIDLVNHGQIPTLVIPEDN, encoded by the exons ATGGGTGCTTGTTTATCCATGCCCTCTCGCACCATTAAAATAGTGAGCAAACGCAGTTGGACTAGTAAAAGAAGGAGAAAGCTTCTAAAGGCTGCTGCTGAAGGAATCAGGAAGAGGAAGAATCAGTCTGGAACTCTTGTTAACGACTTTGTTCAAGCAACGGCTAACTGCGGAAGAACCGGAGTCTCCAATTCTTTGTTTCAACTCGCACAGTTGCAGTATCAGATTGATTCAG TGATCTGTCAAGAGGAAACTTGGTTTGATTCTCTTAGCTTAATGGACTCTGATGGTGATGATGAATTTAGCAGTGTTCATGATGGAG ATTGTCCCCCTTGCATTACAAGTAGCCAACAAATCTTTCAGTATGAAACCTCATCACACTTTATTGACAACAATTCAACTTACAAAGAATACCATGAGAGTTATGTGAAAATCGATGGGAACGAGATGTCAACGGAGTCAAAAGGATATACGTTAATAAGTTCCCAAATGAATGGAATAAAGAACCTAGATTCTGTTCATGGAAGCTTTAACTTAAGGCTTGACAATGGAGGTTTTGAAGATAACACTGGGGAGACTTTTACCAAATCTAACTTACCTCAGTTAGTTTCTTCCATGAGTTTTAATGACACAATTATATTAGGTCAACAAACTCAGACTCGTAAATCCACTGTGATAAGACTCTCCTTGAAGAGAACGTCTGTCGATGGAGAAGAGACCACTGGATATT GTGAAACAAAAAGCTTTTATTATCGTCCCAAAGCAGGACTCTTGATTCCTTGTGCGGTTGATGGAAAGCCAATTTCTGGAACTTGGTCTGAGATTGCACCGTCAAGTTTTAAGCTTAGAGGCGATAGCTATTTCTT AGATAAGAAGAAATCCCATGCTCCAGAGTTCAGTGCTTACACACCTATTGGAATGGATTTGTTCGCTTGCCCAAGAAAGGTTAATCACATTGCTCAGCATCTTGAGCTTCCTTCAGCAAAAGCAAGTGAAAAGTTGCCTTCTCTCCTAATCGTCAACATTCAG ATTCCCACTTATCCTGCACCTATGTTTGTTGGTGATGCCAATGGTGAAGGCCTAAGCCTCGTCCTATATTTCAGACTGTCTGAAACTTATGAGAATGACGTCTCAGTTGCATTTCAGGATAGTATCAAG AAATTGGTTGATGATGAGATGGAAAGGGTTAAAGGGTATACTAAAAAAGAAACACTAGTCTCTGTCCGAGAAAGGTTAAAGATTCTGGCTGGTTTTGTGAATCCTGATGATTTTGTCACAAGTGCTACAGAAAGGAGGCTTGTAAATTCATATAACGAAAAGCCCTTTCTTTCAAGGCCCCAGCACAGTTTCTATCAG GGAGCTAATTACTTTGAGATTGACCTGGATGTTCATCGGTTCAGTTACTTGGCAAGGAAGGGTATTGAATCGTTTAGAGAACGTTTGAGGAATGGAATAATTGATTTGGGTCTAACGATGCAG gCACAGAAACCAGAAGAGCTGCCAGAGACAGTGCTTTGCTGCATGAGACTAAACAAGATTGATTTGGTTAATCATGGTCAAATCCCTACACTCGTGATCCCAGAAGATAATTGA
- the LOC124940560 gene encoding ethylene-responsive transcription factor ERN1-like, with protein sequence MGRKRKSIDIEEGCGIEGKLEWDDDQMKVAAGGGSRRAQKRFVGVRQRPSGRWVAEIKDTIQKVRVWLGTFDTAEEAARAYDEAACLLRGSNTRTNFWPSNSDFSSSRITNLVLHRLKARNNSIPSSSSSCMPINHHHEDEESATDQTQIANFSDLEFLLNNDQEDFTKTDDQDQDQEVESEELVNMSLLEEGLDYENITDDLIMGSTSSPSIYFPFEIADDPIIIDDEKTELGDGDAMERMRSYERKFSASLYAFNGIHECLLKLKDPDAGSVIENGNRKVEMSGRLQSDDNLITSLWKACRKNNNTVEMEEEKKKLESDETVGRREELETVVGDNTNFSVAGTGSDEEEDDDDSDDSSLWNSLDLQPICFVN encoded by the coding sequence AtgggaagaaaaagaaaatctatAGATATTGAAGAGGGTTGTGGGATTGAAGGAAAACTTGAATGGGATGATGATCAAATGAAGGTGGCAGCCGGCGGCGGATCCCGACGAGCCCAGAAACGATTTGTGGGTGTCCGGCAGCGGCCTTCCGGGAGATGGGTGGCTGAGATTAAGGACACAATTCAAAAAGTAAGGGTCTGGTTAGGAACTTTTGACACGGCTGAAGAAGCAGCAAGAGCTTATGATGAAGCTGCTTGTTTGCTTAGAGGCTCCAACACTCGTACTAATTTCTGGCCTTCTAATTCTGATTTCTCTTCCTCAAGAATCACTAATCTTGTTCTTCACAGGCTTAAAGCCAGAAACAACTCtatcccttcttcttcttcatcttgtatGCCCATTAATCATCAtcatgaagatgaagagtctgCAACAGATCAAACCCAAATAGCCAACTTTTCCGATTTAGAGTTTCTTCTAAACAATGATCAAGAGGACTTCACTAAAACTGACGATCAAGATCAAGATCAAGAAGTAGAATCAGAGGAATTAGTTAACATGAGTTTGTTGGAAGAGGGTTTGGATTATGAAAATATTACAGATGATTTAATAATGGGGTCAACATCATCTCCAAGTATTTATTTTCCATTTGAGATTGCTGATGATCCAATAATAATAGATGATGAGAAGACAGAGCTTGGAGATGGAGATGCAATGGAGAGGATGAGATCATATGAGAGGAAGTTCTCTGCTTCTCTCTATGCCTTTAATGGTATACATGAATGTCTACTCAAGTTAAAAGATCCTGATGCAGGATCTGTAATAGAGAATGGGAACAGAAAGGTAGAGATGAGCGGGAGATTACAGTCTGATGATAACTTGATTACCAGTTTATGGAAAGCTTGCAGGAAGAATAATAACAcagttgagatggaggaggagaagaagaaattaGAGAGCGATGAAACTGTGGGAAGAAGAGAGGAATTAGAGACGGTTGTGGGAGATAATACTAATTTTTCAGTTGCAGGAACTggaagtgatgaagaagaagatgatgatgattctGACGATTCTTCGCTCTGGAATTCTCTTGATCTTCAACCTATCTGTTTTGTCAACTGA
- the LOC124938082 gene encoding vesicle transport v-SNARE 13-like, with protein sequence MLIRFHKTWTFSESVLRFAEQKKQNVSEIRIGLDEAESLIRKMDLEARSLQPNIKVVLLATLKEYKYDLNNLKSKVKEITSNNSNQAASARDELLETGMVDDHLNQVSDDQRARLLVSSEKLSKTGDRIRQGQKTMLETEEQGISILQNLHQQRQPLLQAHDTLHGVNHNISGSKRILGNISRRMNRNKWIISTIIAVLVIVISLVLYFKLS encoded by the exons ATGCTGATTAGGTTCCATAAGACATGGACTTTTAGCGAATCTGTTTTACGATTTGCAGAGCAAAAGAAGCAAAATGTTTCAGAAATCAGAATTGGTCTGGACGAGGCAGAGTCTTTG ATCCGGAAAATGGACCTAGAGGCAAGAAGTTTGCAGCCAAATATAAAAGTTGTACTACTAGCAACACTCAAGGAATACAAATATGATCTGAACAATTTGAAAAGTAAAGTAAAAGAAATTACTTCAAACAACTCTAACCAAGCTGCAAGTGCAAGAGATGAGTTACTCGAAACTGGAATGGTTGATGACCACTTG AATCAGGTTTCAGATGATCAGAGGGCAAGGCTTTTGGTATCTAGCGAGAAATTAAGCAAGACTGGTGACAGGATTAGACAAGGTCAGAAGACCATGCTGGAGACGGAGGAGCAAGGCATTTCTATCCTTCAAAATCTACATCAACAACGACAACCGCTCTTGCAGGCTCATGATACa CTTCATGGAGTGAACCATAACATAAGTGGGAGTAAGAGAATTCTAGGAAATATTTCGAGAAGGATGAACAGGAACAAGTGGATTATTAGCACCATAATCGCTGTCCTTGTTATTGTGATTTCCCTGGTATTGTATTTCAAACTTTCTTAG
- the LOC124938081 gene encoding uncharacterized protein At5g39570-like, whose protein sequence is MSYFPRDHQADDVDDFDDYDPTPYGGGYDIVLTYGRPLPPSEETCYPNTSSSNEDFDYGRPQYSSEAEPSAYADEVLEDEYKSYSRPPNRRPQSTPQPNYGFQPGGGGSDEPGFGSGYGRKPSYGEEEGDGSGYGRKPNYGGGGEEEGERYGSGRKPSYGQEEEGGGGGYGSGYGRKPSYGEEEGGGDRYGSGYGRKPSYGEEEEGGGGYGRKPSYGEEEQGGERYGSGYGRRPERTENEEPRYGEERPSYVQPDHDSPEVGDQYGRPAYGRPSYGRNEEGEYGRPTYEKRDEDDDDESHGRKKYGGDDNSGDEQEERRYKHHSHHHRKHYDD, encoded by the exons ATGTCTTACTTTCCCAGAGATCATCAAGCTGACGACGTCGATGACTTTGATGATTACGATCCCACCCCTTATGGAGGCGGGTACGACATAGTTCTTACCTATGGTCGCCCCCTTCCACCATCTGAAGAAACCTGTTATCCCAACACTTCTTCCTCCAATGAAGATTTTGATTACGGTCGTCCTCAGTATTCTTCTGAAGCTGAGCCCTCCGCTTATGCTGACGAGGTATTGGAGGACGAATACAAGAGCTACTCCCGCCCGCCTAATCGCCGTCCTCAGAGTACACCTCAGCCCAACTATGGCTTCCAGCCTGGTGGTGGAGGATCCGATGAGCCTGGATTTGGATCTGGGTATGGTAGGAAACCGAGTTATGGAGAAGAGGAAGGAGATGGATCTGGGTATGGCAGGAAGCCCAAttatggaggaggaggagaagaagaaggtgaGAGATATGGATCTGGCAGGAAACCAAGTTAtggacaagaagaagaaggaggtggaggaggataTGGATCTGGGTATGGCAGGAAACCAAGttatggagaagaagaaggaggtggAGATCGATATGGATCTGGGTATGGAAGGAAACCAAGTTATggagaagaagaggaaggaggTGGAGGATATGGTAGGAAACCAAGTTATGGAGAAGAAGAACAAGGAGGTGAAAGATATGGATCTGGATATGGAAGGAGGCCTGAGAGGACTGAAAATGAGGAGCCCCGTTATGGAGAGGAGAGGCCGAGCTATGTGCAGCCTGATCATGATAGCCCTGAAGTAGGAGATCAGTATGGTAGGCCAGCCTATGGTAGGCCAAGCTATGGTAGGAATGAAGAGGGTGAATATGGAAGGCCGACCTACGAAAAGCGtgatgaggatgatgatgatgagagcCATGGCCGCAAGAAATAT GGAGGTGATGATAATTCGGGTGATGAGCAAGAGGAAAGGCGTTACAAGCACCACAGCCACCACCACCGCAAGCACTATGATGACTGA
- the LOC124939616 gene encoding early nodulin-75-like, whose product MAFINNDHSNSEIQRPQQNVFPEFSSPQQNVFPESDSEIQRPQQNVFPEFSSPQQNVFPESDSEIQHPQQNVFPDSSTPQQNVFPDFSTPKQNVFPDSSTPEQNVFPDYSTPEQNVFPDYSTPEQNVFPDSSTPEQNVFPDFSTPKQNVFPDFSTPKQNVFPNSDIQHPQQNVFPDNNSESGRPEQNAFPDSDSEVPPEIQPTFIVILPNTL is encoded by the coding sequence ATGGCTTTCATTAACAATGATCATTCTAACTCGGAAATTCAACGCCCTCAACAGAATGTCTTCCCGGAGTTTAGTTCCCCACAACAGAATGTCTTCCCCGAATCTGACTCGGAAATTCAACGCCCTCAACAGAATGTCTTCCCCGAGTTTAGTTCCCCACAACAGAATGTCTTCCCCGAATCTGACTCGGAAATTCAACACCCTCAACAAAATGTCTTCCCCGACTCTAGTACTCCCCAACAGAATGTCTTCCCCGACTTTAGTACCCCCAAACAGAATGTCTTCCCCGACTCTAGTACCCCCGAACAGAATGTCTTCCCCGACTATAGTACCCCCGAACAGAATGTCTTCCCCGACTATAGTACCCCCGAACAGAATGTCTTCCCCGACTCTAGTACCCCCGAACAGAATGTCTTCCCCGACTTTAGTACTCCCAAACAGAATGTCTTCCCCGACTTTAGTACCCCAAAACAGAATGTCTTCCCCAACTCTGATATTCAACACCCTCAACAAAATGTTTTCCCTGACAATAACTCAGAATCTGGGCGCCCCGAACAGAATGCCTTTCCTGACTCTGACTCGGAAGTTCCACCAGAAATTCAACCTACCTTCATCGTCATATTACCGAACACACTTTGA
- the LOC124938475 gene encoding SPX domain-containing protein 4: MKFGKEFRTHLEETLPDWKDKFLCYKPLKKLLKQHIPAVDEAPDELGRRPNQLPPPLADLEVLFVRILDEELDKLNDFYVDKEEEFIIRLQELKERIERARETSNKPGGTTSSDNEFSEEMMGIRTDFVAIHGEMVLLKNYSSLNFAGLVKILKKYDKRTGGLLRLPFTQLVLDQPFFTTEPLTRLVRECEANLELLFPIQAEVVESNHSNVVPNVSVSSSSTSSLGEGTMDIYRSTVAAIRTIQGLKKASSTSNPLSFGAIFGSNQDNDSMGALTAENSPTDQHKQETDQVDEDDNDDDDDEQ; this comes from the exons ATGAAATTCGGCAAGGAATTTCGAACCCATCTTGAGGAAACACTTCCGGATTGGAAAGACAAGTTTCTATGTTACAAGCCTCTGAAAAAGCTTCTCAAACAACACATCCCCGCCGTTGACGAAGCTCCGGATGAACTTGGACGCCGTCCTAATCAACTTCCGCCTCCTTTAGCTGATCTCGAGGTATTGTTCGTCAGGATCCTTGACGAAGAACTCGACAAGTTAAATGATTTCTACGTTGACAAAGAGGAAGAGTTCATCATCCGTCTTCAG GAGTTGAAAGAGAGAATTGAACGTGCCAGGGAGACTAGCAACAAACCTGGTGGGACGACCTCATCCGATAATGAATTCAGTGAGGAGATGATGGGTATCCGTACAGATTTCGTTGCGATTCATGGTGAAATGGTGCTTCTCAAGAACTACAGCTCACTTAATTTTGCAG GTTTAGTTAAGATCTTGAAGAAATATGACAAAAGAACAGGGGGTTTACTCAGGCTACCATTTACACAGCTTGTTCTTGATCAGCCATTCTTCACAACAGAACCTTTGACTAGGTTAGTCCGTGAATGTGAAGCCAATCTGGAACTCCTCTTTCCAATCCAAGCAGAAGTTGTGGAATCTAATCATTCCAATGTTGTGCCAAATGTTtcggtttcttcttcttctacttcttcACTTGGTGAAGGAACAATGGACATTTACAGGAGCACAGTTGCTGCAATCAGAACCATACAAGGTCTTAAAAAGGCTAGCTCTACCTCTAATCCGTTGTCGTTTGGTGCAATTTTTGGCAGCAACCAAGATAACGATAGCATGGGTGCCCTGACTGCTGAAAATTCACCAACCGATCAACATAAGCAGGAAACTGACCAAGTTGATgaagatgataatgatgatgatgatgatgagcaGTAG